In one window of Onychomys torridus chromosome 5, mOncTor1.1, whole genome shotgun sequence DNA:
- the LOC118584764 gene encoding epididymal secretory glutathione peroxidase isoform X1, which produces MTMQLRVFYLVPLLLASYVQTTPRPEKMKMNCYKDVKGTIYDYEALALNGKERIQFKQYAGKHVLFVNVATYCGLTIQYPELNALQEELKPSGLVVLGFPCNQFGKQEPGENIEILPALKYVRPGKGYVPNFQLFAKGDVNGEKEQKIFTFLKRSCPHPSEIVVTHKHISWEPVRVHDIRWNFEKFLVGPDGVPVMRWFHQTPVSTIKADILAYLKQFRTK; this is translated from the exons ATGACCATGCAGTTAAGAGTCTTCTATCTTGTCCCACTTCTTCTGGCCAGCTATGTGCAGACAACCCCCAGGCCGGAAAAGATGAAG ATGAATTGCTACAAAGATGTGAAAGGCACCATCTATGACTACGAGGCTCTCGCTCTTAATGGGAAGGAACGCATTCAGTTCAAGCAGTATGCAGGCAAGCACGTCCTCTTTGTCAACGTGGCCACCTATTGTGGTCTGACAATTCAGTACCCTG AACTGAACGCACTCCAGGAGGAGTTGAAGCCATCCGGCTTGGTTGTGTTGGGCTTTCCCTGCAACCAGTTTGGAAAGCAAGAACCAGGAGAAAATATAGAGATTCTTCCTGCCCTCAA GTATGTTCGTCCAGGAAAAGGATACGTACCTAATTTCCAGCTTTTTGCAAAGGGGGATGTAAATGgtgaaaaggaacagaaaatctTCACCTTCTTGAAG CgctcctgtcctcacccctcgGAGATTGTcgtcacacacaaacatatctcCTGGGAGCCTGTAAGAGTCCATGACATCCGCTGGAACTTTGAAAAGTTCCTGGTGGGACCCGATGGAGTCCCTGTCATGCGCTGGTTCCACCAAACTCCGGTCAGCACTATCAAGGCTGACATCCTGGCGTACCTGAAGCAATTCAGAACCAAGTAG
- the LOC118584764 gene encoding epididymal secretory glutathione peroxidase isoform X2, translating to MTMQLRVFYLVPLLLASYVQTTPRPEKMKMNCYKDVKGTIYDYEALALNGKERIQFKQYAGKHVLFVNVATYCGLTIQYPGMFVQEKDTYLISSFLQRGM from the exons ATGACCATGCAGTTAAGAGTCTTCTATCTTGTCCCACTTCTTCTGGCCAGCTATGTGCAGACAACCCCCAGGCCGGAAAAGATGAAG ATGAATTGCTACAAAGATGTGAAAGGCACCATCTATGACTACGAGGCTCTCGCTCTTAATGGGAAGGAACGCATTCAGTTCAAGCAGTATGCAGGCAAGCACGTCCTCTTTGTCAACGTGGCCACCTATTGTGGTCTGACAATTCAGTACCCTG GTATGTTCGTCCAGGAAAAGGATACGTACCTAATTTCCAGCTTTTTGCAAAGGGGGATGTAA